In one Nicotiana sylvestris chromosome 8, ASM39365v2, whole genome shotgun sequence genomic region, the following are encoded:
- the LOC138874992 gene encoding uncharacterized protein → MESLTVFLRHSGKWNDEGNYIDFSIEGILIKEYASFNDLVVSISNQLGIDLSSKTIKIQYKVEENCTPMEIHNDMGYRVYVELKKENNEFGMYPLCITTIKKDLTSGGSLNQGDIVQIDEGVQRYDSDTDNTLALIFVNSGEAIGVFELHKDLIISKTNQKEVMAGKVYKDKATLKEVMENYAIAQRFQFQVDRSNAVGYALLCISEDCEWRFKASSINKSELFKVREFNDNHTCPLKDKVYEQRQASSSLIGGMIRPKLTNHKRKYTPRDVIDDVKSDLGVDVSYMLAWRAKEKAMNFLRGEPADSYKKLPGYLYTMDMTYPGSHIRMVKSPKNEFMYVYISLYAFIREFDHCRPIVIVDGSHLKSYYTGTFISASTLDGAGHILPLAYGVIDSENDVAWTWFFKQFKIAYGERENMCIITDKNESIIKSVSRVYPYVPHFACIWHL, encoded by the exons ATGGAAAGTTTAACAGTTTTTTTGCGTCATTCTGGCAAGTGGAACGATGAGGGCAATTACATCGATTTTTCAATTGAGGGAATACTGATAAAGGAGTATGCCTCCTTTAATGATCTGGTTGTTTCAATTTCAAATCAACTGGGTATCGATTTGAGCTCCAAGACCATTAAAATACAATACAAAGTAGAAGAAAATTGCACACCAATGGAAATACACAATGATATGGGTTACAGAGTGTATGTAGAATTGAAAAAAGAGAACAACGAATTTGGGATGTATCCTTTGTGCATAACAACTATCAAAAAAGATCTTACATCCGGAGGTAGTTTAAATCAAGGCGACATTGTGCAAATAGACGAAGGAGTTCAAAGGTACGATTCCGATACAGATAATACACTGGCTCTAATTTTTGTCAATTCAGGAGAAGCGATTGGAGTGTTCGAACTCCACAAGGATTTGATAATTTCAAAAACTAATCAAAAGGAGGTTATGGCTGGAAAGGTTTATAAGGATAAGGCTACATTGAAAGAGGTGATGGAGAATTATGCTATAGCTCAAAGGTTTCAATTCCAGGTTGATAGGTCTAATGCTGTCGG CTATGCATTATTATGCATTTCAGAAGATTGTGAATGGAGGTTTAAGGCTTCAAGTATTAACAAATCAGAACTATTCAAAGTGAGAGAATTCAATGATAACCATACATGTCCGCTGAAGGATAAGGTGTATGAGCAGCGGCAGGCTAGTAGCAGCCTTATAGGTGGTATGATAAGGCCTAAGCTTACAAACCATAAGAGGAAATACACTCCAAGGGATGTTATTGATGATGTGAAATCAGATTTAGGTGTAGATGTTAGCTACATGTTGGCGTGGAGGgctaaagaaaaggcaatgaattTTCTGAGAGGTGAACCGGCTGATTCATACAAAAAATTACCAGGATACTTATATACGATGGATATGACATATCCAGGTTcccacataagaatggtaaaatcaCCAAAAAATGAATTCATGTACGTGTATATATCATTGTATGCCTTTATAAGGGAGTTTGATCATTGTAGACCCATTGTTATTGTGGATGGAAGTCACCTAAAATCTTACTACACCGGGACATTCATTTCGGCAAGCACGTTGGATGGTGCAG GTCATATATTGCCACTAGCATATGGTGTTATTGATTCAGAGAACGATGTTGCTTGGACGTGGTTCTTTAAGCAATTCAAGATAGCATACGGTGAAAGGGAAAACATGTGCATCATTACAGATAAAAATGAGAGTATCATTAAATCTGTATCGAGAGTGTATCCATATGTACCGCATTTTGCTTGTATATGGCATCTATGA